Proteins found in one Neodiprion lecontei isolate iyNeoLeco1 chromosome 6, iyNeoLeco1.1, whole genome shotgun sequence genomic segment:
- the LOC107226526 gene encoding uncharacterized protein LOC107226526 isoform X1: MLDSEQQANQIQALASLDQDWHLLEGVKMRLEEDLVIRRSRPTMISAKYRAREERRRLLKISAAKLRRIEDPEASLCRSVLINNAVRRLQRENRDEKSRSYGVSVNFLDDSSKENSLSGNMNVDNIDNDLLQKKRLGDDDADMSLSHNSSPKKQRHDDLDFPDDVFSDFYILPPTPRLLSHIDDVLPDIDSINDLSINNGMDGVENRLNINIDSLNSTKSRLSLSDSSCQFLNDIAESSLNCNENPLRTSDSRLFSTESCMMDVIDCQDVCDDERITEFARFPEPTKTLEERLIDFQSLDEHYDLSKFERSNSQTCGRAFHDIQTFHSLVPGLET; this comes from the coding sequence GCGTGAAAATGAGACTTGAAGAAGATTTGGTAATACGGCGAAGTCGGCCGACGATGATTTCGGCGAAATATAGAGCTCGTGAGGAACGGCGTCGTTTGTTGAAGATATCAGCTGCTAAACTGCGACGTATAGAAGATCCGGAAGCGAGTCTTTGTCGATCTGTATTGATCAATAACGCAGTCAGAAGATTGCAGAGGGAAAATCGTGATGAGAAATCGAGGAGCTACGGGGTGTCTGTTAATTTCTTGGATGATTCATCGAAGGAAAATAGCCTGAGTGGAAATATGAATGTAGATAATATAGACAATGATTTGCTGCAAAAGAAACGTTTGGGCGATGACGACGCCGATATGTCCCTTAGCCACAATTCAAGTCCGAAAAAACAACGCCACGACGATTTGGATTTCCCAGACGACGTTTTTAGCGATTTTTACATCCTACCACCGACGCCTAGACTCTTATCTCATATCGATGACGTGTTACCTGATATTGATAGTATAAACGATCTTTCGATTAATAACGGCATGGATGGTGTTGAAAACCGTTTGAACATTAACATTGACTCGTTAAACTCTACCAAAAGCCGGCTAAGCTTGTCTGACAGCAGTTGTCAATTCCTAAACGATATTGCCGAAAGTTCTTTGAACTGCAATGAGAATCCATTGAGGACATCGGACAGCCGATTATTCTCCACGGAATCTTGTATGATGGATGTTATCGACTGTCAGGACGTATGCGACGACGAGAGGATCACCGAATTCGCAAGGTTCCCCGAACCTACGAAAACCCTCGAAGAGCGACTTATCGACTTTCAATCCCTCGACGAACATTACGACTTGTCAAAGTTCGAACGCAGCAACAGTCAAACCTGCGGCCGAGCCTTCCACGATATACAAACATTTCATAGTCTCGTACCAGGCTTGGAAACATAG
- the LOC107226526 gene encoding uncharacterized protein LOC107226526 isoform X2, with protein sequence MRLEEDLVIRRSRPTMISAKYRAREERRRLLKISAAKLRRIEDPEASLCRSVLINNAVRRLQRENRDEKSRSYGVSVNFLDDSSKENSLSGNMNVDNIDNDLLQKKRLGDDDADMSLSHNSSPKKQRHDDLDFPDDVFSDFYILPPTPRLLSHIDDVLPDIDSINDLSINNGMDGVENRLNINIDSLNSTKSRLSLSDSSCQFLNDIAESSLNCNENPLRTSDSRLFSTESCMMDVIDCQDVCDDERITEFARFPEPTKTLEERLIDFQSLDEHYDLSKFERSNSQTCGRAFHDIQTFHSLVPGLET encoded by the coding sequence ATGAGACTTGAAGAAGATTTGGTAATACGGCGAAGTCGGCCGACGATGATTTCGGCGAAATATAGAGCTCGTGAGGAACGGCGTCGTTTGTTGAAGATATCAGCTGCTAAACTGCGACGTATAGAAGATCCGGAAGCGAGTCTTTGTCGATCTGTATTGATCAATAACGCAGTCAGAAGATTGCAGAGGGAAAATCGTGATGAGAAATCGAGGAGCTACGGGGTGTCTGTTAATTTCTTGGATGATTCATCGAAGGAAAATAGCCTGAGTGGAAATATGAATGTAGATAATATAGACAATGATTTGCTGCAAAAGAAACGTTTGGGCGATGACGACGCCGATATGTCCCTTAGCCACAATTCAAGTCCGAAAAAACAACGCCACGACGATTTGGATTTCCCAGACGACGTTTTTAGCGATTTTTACATCCTACCACCGACGCCTAGACTCTTATCTCATATCGATGACGTGTTACCTGATATTGATAGTATAAACGATCTTTCGATTAATAACGGCATGGATGGTGTTGAAAACCGTTTGAACATTAACATTGACTCGTTAAACTCTACCAAAAGCCGGCTAAGCTTGTCTGACAGCAGTTGTCAATTCCTAAACGATATTGCCGAAAGTTCTTTGAACTGCAATGAGAATCCATTGAGGACATCGGACAGCCGATTATTCTCCACGGAATCTTGTATGATGGATGTTATCGACTGTCAGGACGTATGCGACGACGAGAGGATCACCGAATTCGCAAGGTTCCCCGAACCTACGAAAACCCTCGAAGAGCGACTTATCGACTTTCAATCCCTCGACGAACATTACGACTTGTCAAAGTTCGAACGCAGCAACAGTCAAACCTGCGGCCGAGCCTTCCACGATATACAAACATTTCATAGTCTCGTACCAGGCTTGGAAACATAG